The Kitasatospora setae KM-6054 genome contains a region encoding:
- a CDS encoding NlpC/P60 family protein — translation MATLLLTPAAPAAAEPAPPPPAGAEAALDRLAKDVDDARHATEAAQQEYTAAAGELDRRRQAAADAARQAEQQRGRLADAQTEAARLVAEQYRNGGLGTLARLFLADRPEEFLEGRQRAASDSRSAAAVLRDLREARNRMVLSSEQAAQAERSAADAADGAQRALDRAKETTARTEQLLATATAEQLGLLERREAALADSAAGQLLAAGPAGPGGGASEAGRKAIDFALAQRGKPYLWGGAGPDAFDCSGLTSQAWQAAGRPIPRTSQQQWAGLRHVALRDLRPGDLVIYHGDASHVALYLGGGTVVHAPHTGTVVKLAPVTMLPILGAVRPDPDAQVAPVPTEAPPSPAPETAPETAPAPVESAAPQG, via the coding sequence GTGGCAACGCTCCTGCTCACCCCGGCGGCCCCGGCCGCCGCCGAGCCCGCCCCGCCGCCGCCCGCCGGTGCCGAGGCCGCGCTCGACCGGCTGGCCAAGGACGTCGACGACGCCCGGCACGCCACCGAGGCGGCCCAGCAGGAATACACCGCCGCCGCCGGGGAGTTGGACCGGCGGCGGCAGGCCGCGGCGGACGCCGCCCGGCAGGCCGAGCAGCAGCGCGGCCGGCTCGCCGACGCCCAGACCGAGGCGGCCCGGCTGGTCGCCGAGCAGTACCGCAACGGCGGACTCGGCACGCTGGCCCGGCTGTTCCTCGCCGACCGGCCCGAGGAGTTCCTGGAGGGCCGCCAGCGCGCCGCCTCCGACTCGCGCAGCGCCGCCGCCGTGCTGCGCGACCTGCGCGAGGCCCGCAACCGGATGGTGCTCTCCTCCGAACAGGCCGCGCAGGCCGAGCGGTCGGCCGCCGACGCCGCCGACGGGGCCCAGCGGGCCCTGGACCGCGCCAAGGAGACCACCGCCCGCACCGAACAGCTGCTGGCCACCGCCACCGCCGAGCAACTCGGCCTGCTGGAGCGGCGCGAGGCCGCCCTCGCCGACAGCGCCGCCGGGCAACTGCTCGCCGCCGGCCCGGCCGGACCCGGCGGCGGGGCCTCCGAGGCCGGACGGAAGGCGATCGACTTCGCGCTCGCCCAGCGCGGCAAACCGTACCTGTGGGGCGGCGCCGGACCCGACGCCTTCGACTGCTCCGGCCTCACCTCGCAGGCCTGGCAGGCGGCCGGCCGGCCGATCCCGCGCACCAGCCAGCAGCAGTGGGCGGGCCTGCGGCACGTCGCGCTGCGCGACCTGCGCCCCGGCGACCTGGTGATCTACCACGGGGACGCCAGCCACGTCGCGCTCTACCTGGGCGGCGGCACCGTCGTCCACGCCCCGCACACCGGCACCGTGGTCAAGCTCGCGCCCGTCACCATGCTGCCGATCCTGGGCGCGGTCCGGCCCGACCCGGACGCCCAGGTCGCGCCCGTTCCCACCGAGGCCCCGCCGTCGCCCGCGCCCGAGACCGCGCCCGAGACCGCGCCCGCGCCCGTCGAGAGTGCCGCGCCGCAGGGCTGA
- a CDS encoding DUF4232 domain-containing protein produces the protein MHLRHLPAAVLLPALGLALTACAPQPPAPAGAAPAALPAAPAPAAPVPATTAAAGLPARAVRDSGGPCTADDLRATVSARGGERAAEQIELTNRSPTPCTMTGYPAVELLGDDARAWTLPAHPGAAVRTVTLAPNGSARVTIDYQPRTGRPGEEFKVTGIALTPPGGTAPLTFHWEGANPRPGTTTAHVGPVTAAP, from the coding sequence ATGCACCTGCGCCACCTGCCCGCCGCCGTCCTGCTCCCGGCCCTCGGACTCGCCCTCACCGCCTGCGCCCCGCAGCCGCCCGCCCCGGCCGGCGCCGCGCCCGCGGCCCTGCCCGCCGCACCGGCGCCCGCCGCGCCCGTGCCCGCCACCACGGCGGCCGCCGGCCTGCCCGCCCGGGCGGTGCGCGACAGCGGCGGCCCCTGCACCGCCGACGACCTGCGCGCCACCGTCAGCGCCCGGGGCGGCGAACGGGCCGCCGAGCAGATCGAGTTGACCAACCGCAGCCCCACGCCCTGCACGATGACCGGCTACCCGGCCGTCGAACTGCTCGGCGACGACGCCCGCGCCTGGACCCTCCCGGCGCACCCCGGCGCCGCCGTCCGCACCGTCACGCTCGCCCCGAACGGCAGCGCCCGGGTCACCATCGACTACCAGCCCCGCACCGGCCGCCCCGGCGAGGAGTTCAAGGTCACCGGCATCGCCCTCACCCCGCCCGGCGGCACCGCCCCCCTCACCTTCCACTGGGAGGGCGCCAACCCCCGCCCCGGCACCACCACCGCCCACGTCGGCCCGGTCACCGCCGCCCCCTGA